One genomic region from Antedon mediterranea chromosome 3, ecAntMedi1.1, whole genome shotgun sequence encodes:
- the LOC140043751 gene encoding coiled-coil domain-containing protein 63-like produces the protein MNRPTSRRSDISEADNDCLAEMELSRLQRQYRILENDRKAYFEESQNLVRKQKVHLESLKEENTEIETNLKLATSTANDKKDRACSKKINSLVCDHDEYLNMIDTEKQAIKELDKEILIMEDKVNDQYKSLGGSSRSQTRHLITDKRFTILENRLHKATIGFNDMLSANAELRCNIDHLTQERHIFDSLYKKLLKEQQNIKREMNEVIQQSTAAYDARDEAQTKMMALRDRSDKEQAQYNLELKELHRIIDHDRKLKEFMAIKAQERMEIKAIEATKCKKKDEEKSNTKIQEEEIKSLDVIFERIKEFTGEKSLDGLVRKFIENEDKNFALFNYVNELNNQVEMLQDQIQNIELDIDGFKKQGMKLDKHRHAIMKDLEAKCTEKTKAGDGFETKLKHLSKNLGQLKGAILSLFRKAECDESTITEMLGSVAEIDDSNVMLYLGSIEQKVSDLLLSQNYLQHKSTEKSKQETTTAQVQQTNSICNNTKLIKHPQTDVTIVPPSLDDNPIDSDDEMSSSIDGTGGVQPLTEEELRRRTAKIVKRRHESIPKNGKANENGAQTNKQNTGSGDKVKA, from the exons atgaataggcctacaagtcGACGATCTGACATCAGTGAAGCTGATAATGACTGTTTGGCTGAGATGGAACTCTCCCGTTTACAGAGACAGTACAGGATTCTTGAAAACGACAGAAAGGCCTACTTCGAAGAATCGCAAAATCTTGTTAGAAAACAAAA AGTCCACTTGGAGTCTTTGAAGGAAGAAAACACCGAGATAGAGACAAACTTAAAGCTAGCCACCAGTACAGCAAATGATAAGAAAGACAGAGCGTGCTCCAAGAAAATCAATTCTTTGGTTTGTGACCAtgatgaatatttaaatatgattGATACAGAGAAACAAGCTATCAAGGAGTTGGATAAAGAG ATTTTGATTATGGAAGATAAAGTTAATGATCAATACAAATCCCTGGGAGGTAGCAGTCGAAGTCAAACACGTCATTTAATTACGGACAAACGCTTCACAATTCTTGAGAATCGGCTCCATAAG GCAACCATTGGTTTCAACGACATGTTAAGTGCAAACGCAGAATTACGATGCAACATTGACCACCTGACGCAAGAACGGCACATATTCGACTCGTTGTACAAAAAGTTATTAAAAGAACAACAGAATATCAAGCGAGAAATGAACGAAGTTATACAGCAGTCGACGGCAGCTTATGATGCAAG GGACGAAGCCCAGACAAAAATGATGGCACTACGTGACAGAAGTGACAAGGAACAAGCACAATACAACTTAGAATTGAAGGAGTTACATCGAATCATTGATCACGACAGAAAGTTGAAGGAGTTTATGGCAATTAAGGCACAGGAAAGAATGGAAATAAAGGCGATTGAAGCGACAAAGTGCAAAAAGAAAG ATGAGGAAAAATCCAACACTAAAATTCAGGAAGAAGAGATAAAATCTTTAGATGTAATTTTTGAAAGAATTAAAGAGTTCACTGGAGAAAAAAGCCTTGATGGCCTGGTTCGAAAATTCATTGAAAACGAAGACAAGAATTTCGCATTGTTCAACTATGTGAACGAGTTGAACAACCAAGTAGAAATGCTACAAGACCAAATACAGAATATCGAACTGGATATTGATGGCTTTAAAAAACAGGGAATGAAACTAGATAAGCATAGACATGCCATTATGAAAGATTTAGAG GCTAAGTGTACAGAAAAAACGAAAGCAGGCGATGGATTTGAAACAAAGTTGAAACACTTAAGCAAGAATTTGGGACAGCTGAAGGGAGCAATTCTAAGTTTGTTCCGTAAAGCGGAATGTGACGAATCGACCATTACTGAAATGTTAGGTTCGGTGGCTGAAATTGACGACAGCAATGTCATGCTGTATTTAGGCAGTATTGAGCAGAAAGTTAGCGATCTTCTTCTGTCACAGAACTACTTACAACATAAG tcTACTGAGAAAAGTAAACAAGAAACGACGACAGCACAGGTTCAACAAACCAACAGCATTTGCAACAACACCAAGTTGATAAAACATCCACAAACTGACGTCACAATAGTACCGCCCTCACTTGA TGATAATCCTATCGATAGTGACGATGAAATGAGCTCATCGATTGACGGTACGGGAGGGGTTCAACCGCTGACAGAGGAAGAACTCAGACGGAGGACAGCAAAAATCGTAAAACGACGACATGAAAGCATTCCAAAAAACGGAAAAGCCAACGAAAATGGAGCTCAGactaataaacaaaacacaGGATCGGGAGACAAAGTCAAGGCAtag
- the LOC140045077 gene encoding protein phosphatase PTC7 homolog, with protein sequence MQSVFVYGRQAVRAILGTLPYDASNSLDYHRRRKTQLITASCGFSKSEDVATPQVFKNGTFGDDAWFVASYKGVDVLGVADGVGGWRDYGIDPSKFPCQLMKTCESIIRQGYFNPDSPVSILAKGYRELMNSKYPLIGSSTACIVIMDNENKMIHSSNLGDSGFMIVRGGKIVSRSVDQQHYFNTPYQLSIPPPGLGSVLTDSPESASNKSLSVQEGDLILIATDGLFDNMSESMILKELSKLQDQTLENLQKTVNTIAERARELAYDPTYLSPFAMHARENGLDFMGGKPDDITILLSAVRCQDEFEESAL encoded by the exons ATGCAGTCAGTTTTTGTGTACGGTCGACAAGCGGTCCGTGCAATCCTTGGAACTTTACCATACGATGCTAGCAATAGCCTTGATTATCACCGTCGGCGAAAAACGCAGTTGATCACCGCCTCGTGTGGCTTCTCGAAGTCAGAGGACGTAGCCACCCCACAGGTGTTTAAAAACGGAACATTTGGGGATGATGCATGGTTTGTTGCCAGTTACAAAGGGGTTGATGTTTTAG GTGTAGCTGATGGTGTGGGAGGTTGGCGTGACTATGGCATTGATCCATCAAAGTTCCCATGTCAGTTGATGAAGACGTGTGAATCCATCATTAGACAGGGTTACTTCAATCCAGATTCTCCGGTTTCAATCCTTGCAAAGGGATACCGAGAATTAATGAATAGTAAATATCCGCTAATTG GTTCAAGTACAGCGTGTATTGTTATTATGGATAATGAGAACAAGATGATACACTCGTCCAATTTAGGAGATTCAGGGTTTATGATCGTAAGAGGGGGAAAAATCGTTAGCAGATCCGTCGATCAACAACATTACTTCAACACGCCTTACCAGTTGTCAATACCACCACCAGGACTTGGCTCTGTTCTTACAGACAG TCCTGAGTCTGCTTCTAACAAGTCTCTGAGTGTGCAAGAAGGCGACCTCATTCTAATAGCCACTGATGGTCTGTTTGATAATATGTCTGAGAGTAtgattttaaaagaattatcTAAATTACAG GATCAAAcattagaaaatctacaaaagaCTGTGAATACAATAGCTGAGAGAGCTAGGGAGTTAGCGTATGATCCTACCTATCTATCACCTTTTGCAATGCATGCCAGAGAGAATGGCTTAGATTTTATGG ggggTAAACCAGATGACATCACAATACTACTTTCAGCTGTGAGATGTCAAGATGAATTTGAGGAATCAGCATTATAG